In a genomic window of Penaeus vannamei isolate JL-2024 chromosome 38, ASM4276789v1, whole genome shotgun sequence:
- the LOC138859750 gene encoding basic proline-rich protein-like, translating to MPFLALSRQGVPPRPQPPRGPSSPSAAKGSFLALSRQGALPRPQPPRGPSSPSAAKGPFLALSRQGVLPRPQSPRGPSSPSAAKGPFLALSRQGVPPRPQPPRGPSSPSAAKGPFLALSRQGVLPRPQPPRGPSSPSAAKGSFLALSRQGVLPRPQPPRGPSSPSAAKGSFLALSRQGVLPRPQPPRGPSSPSAAKGPFLALSRQGALPRPQPPRGPSSPSAAKGSFLALSRQGVLPRPQPPRGPSSPSAAKGSFLALSRQGVLPRPQPPRGPSSPSGWTTRSRRLSGWRQQRQGDGGELGFICPLWSYSRVTLHVFIQSGLTASCRKSEVTRRSRGPIAAMCCTARKKGSLSLGRGSPGYSVHADKKFLDKNIPKSTETPPLSDC from the exons ATGCCCTTCCTCGCCCTCAGCCGCCAAGGGGTCCCTCCTCGCCCTCAGCCGCCAAGGGGCCCTTCCTCGCCCTCAGCCGCCAAGGGGTCCTTCCTCGCCCTCAGCCGCCAAGGGGCCCTTCCTCGCCCTCAGCCGCCAAGGGGTCCTTCCTCGCCCTCAGCTGCCAAGGGGCCCTTCCTCGCCCTCAGCCGCCAAGGGGTCCTTCCTCGCCCTCAGTCGCCAAGGGGTCCTTCCTCGCCCTCAGCCGCCAAGGGGCCCTTCCTCGCCCTCAGCCGCCAAGGGGTCCCTCCTCGCCCTCAGCCGCCAAGGGGTCCCTCCTCGCCCTCAGCCGCCAAGGGGCCCTTCCTCGCCCTCAGCCGCCAAGGGGTCCTTCCTCGCCCTCAGCCGCCAAGGGGTCCCTCCTCGCCCTCAGCCGCCAAGGGGTCCTTCCTCGCCCTCAGCCGCCAAGGGGTCCTTCCTCGCCCTCAGCCGCCAAGGGGTCCTTCCTCGCCCTCAGCCGCCAAGGGGTCCTTCCTCGCCCTCAGCCGCCAAGGGGTCCTTCCTCGCCCTCAGCCGCCAAGGGGCCCTTCCTCGCCCTCAGCCGCCAAGGGGCCCTTCCTCGCCCTCAGCCGCCAAGGGGCCCTTCCTCGCCCTCAGCCGCCAAGGGGTCCCTCCTCGCCCTCAGCCGCCAAGGGGTCCTTCCTCGCCCTCAGCCGCCAAGGGGTCCTTCCTCGCCCTCAGCCGCCAAGGGGTCCTTCCTCGCCCTCAGCCGCCAAGGGGTCCTTCCTCGCCCTCAGCCGCCAAGGGGTCCTTCCTCGCCCTCAGCCGCCAAGGGGTCCTTCCTCGCCCTCGGGGTGGACGACGCGGAGTCGACGACTGAGCGGTTGGCGCCAGCAGCGTCAAGGGGATGGAGGTGAACTTGGCTTTATTTGTCCTCTATGGAGT TATTCGCGCGTTACATTACATGTTTTCATACAGTCAGGATTAACCGCCAGCTGCAGGAAGAGTGAAGTCACACGCCGCAGCCGAGGACCAATTGCTGCAATGTGTTGCACAGCTCGCAAAAAAG GTTCACTCTCCCTCGGGCGAGGCTCCCCCGGTTACTCTGTTCATGCTGATAAGAAATTCCTCGACAAAAACATTCCAAAGTCAACAGAAACGCCTCCGCTATCGGATTGTTGA